A window of the Mesotoga prima MesG1.Ag.4.2 genome harbors these coding sequences:
- a CDS encoding IS110 family transposase has protein sequence MKEQSGMIVGIDWSADSHTCYDLKADKSFKIPDSVKGYERLLNDYPEAVFVIEEATTG, from the coding sequence ATGAAAGAGCAAAGCGGTATGATCGTAGGTATTGACTGGTCAGCTGACTCCCATACTTGCTATGACCTCAAGGCTGATAAGAGTTTCAAGATCCCAGACTCTGTTAAAGGTTATGAAAGACTGCTGAACGATTATCCAGAGGCAGTTTTCGTGATCGAAGAAGCAACAACAGGATAG